One Camelina sativa cultivar DH55 chromosome 3, Cs, whole genome shotgun sequence genomic window carries:
- the LOC104777555 gene encoding uncharacterized protein LOC104777555: MEGPLLTKKEDTKIDDEHNIGITVSDDSSLSPHEAENVNRCNPCTESSVWFIELVLNLVQVVAAIFVMTHAKDEHPETTLLVWIIGYTCGCVAILLHQIVNRLCSRIDKEIMVLLKNMLEFLFVGWIFPLMWICYRSSSSVYDHTQHFWLCMAFFTFTCIRYVPLNLKSLAFYLISILVIWICTILPNEIVYLVVFVAILAILRNCKRVLISHM; encoded by the exons atgGAGGGCCCTTTGCTGACCAAGAAAGAGGACACAAAAATTGATGATGAGCACAACATTGGCATTACAGTCAGTGACGATTCTTCATTATCACCACATGAGGCTGAGAATGTTAACCGGTGTAACCCATGCACAGAATCAAGTGTTTGGTTTATCGAGCTAGTTCTGAACTTGGTCCAAGTTGTTGCAGCCATTTTTGTCATGACTCATGCTAAAGATGAACATCCAGAAACAACATTGCTTGTATGGATCATCGGTTACACATGTGGCTGTGTTGCTATTCTCCTTCATCAAATTGTAAATCGTCTCTGCTCAAG AATCGACAAGGAAATAATGGTCCTTTTGAAGAATATGCTTGAATTTTTGTTCGTCGGTTGGATTTTCCCGCTAATGTGGATATGTTACAGAAGCTCATCATCTGTATATGACCATACTCAACATTTCTG GTTATGTATGGCTTTTTTCACTTTCACTTGCATTCGATATGTACCTCTGAACTTGAAAAGTTTagcattttatttaatttcaattttggtAATATGGATTTGTACCATTCTCCCCAATGAGATTGTTTACCTAGTAGTATTTGTCGCCATCCTTGCAATTCTTAGAAACTGTAAGAGGGTTCTTATCTCGCATATGTGA